One window of Paenibacillus albicereus genomic DNA carries:
- a CDS encoding MBL fold metallo-hydrolase: MPQLPEDLTLKRTLIANIAMIGKPGSGEWTLVDAGIAGFARAIADAAEERFGAAAPKAIVLTHAHFDHVGSLEKLLELWDVPVYAHEQELPYLQGERNYPPPDADAGGGLMTLLSPLYPREALQLGGKVKPLPEDGSVPGLPEWKWIGTPGHTPGHVSLFRERDRALIAGDAFITVKQESAWAVLVQEQEIHGPPMYFTPDWATAKASVRRLEALRPEFALAGHGAPMDGERLRAGLAELAERFDEMAVPPDRRPAQR, encoded by the coding sequence AAACGAACGCTGATCGCCAATATCGCGATGATCGGCAAGCCGGGAAGCGGGGAATGGACGCTGGTCGACGCCGGCATCGCCGGCTTCGCGCGGGCGATCGCCGACGCCGCAGAGGAGCGCTTCGGCGCCGCCGCGCCGAAAGCAATCGTGCTTACGCATGCCCATTTCGACCATGTCGGCTCGCTGGAGAAGCTGCTTGAGCTATGGGACGTGCCCGTATACGCTCACGAGCAGGAGCTGCCTTATCTGCAGGGCGAGCGGAACTACCCTCCGCCCGACGCCGATGCGGGCGGAGGCTTGATGACGCTGCTCTCGCCGCTGTACCCGCGGGAAGCGCTGCAGCTCGGCGGCAAGGTGAAGCCGCTGCCGGAAGACGGGAGCGTCCCCGGCCTCCCTGAATGGAAATGGATCGGCACGCCTGGCCATACGCCGGGACATGTCTCGCTGTTCCGCGAGCGTGACCGCGCGCTGATCGCGGGCGACGCCTTCATCACCGTCAAGCAGGAATCCGCCTGGGCCGTGCTCGTGCAGGAGCAGGAAATTCACGGCCCGCCGATGTACTTTACGCCGGACTGGGCGACGGCCAAAGCATCCGTTCGACGCCTGGAGGCGCTTCGTCCCGAATTCGCGCTCGCCGGCCACGGCGCTCCGATGGACGGCGAGAGGCTGCGCGCCGGACTGGCCGAGCTGGCGGAGCGCTTCGACGAGATGGCCGTTCCGCCGGACCGGAGGCCGGCGCAGCGATAG